In Misgurnus anguillicaudatus chromosome 5, ASM2758022v2, whole genome shotgun sequence, a genomic segment contains:
- the LOC141363975 gene encoding uncharacterized protein, whose product MHGLTFCLYLHIYVCLYTLQICVLALLLLSRLCFLGGSSFLVIIRPVFKLVIITGSFFELAFKFIAVVLVVIRAETCDGLEITFTALTVTAMVLSLLHTITISLYREPSQTKLRKCWLCAVMVVDLLNTSITSAAIFVGLWCFQGRWLTILMGVYVIWEILFYLTSFSCDQMEKCQIKRNIRGLQNRGRKICRWIIFFVYSLLNIFFTIALIIGVCLTRMVKCL is encoded by the exons ATGCACGGTTTAactttttgtttgtatttgcacatttatgtctgtctgtacaCATTACAGATATGTGTCTTAGCACTGTTACTTCTAAGTCGCCTCTGTTTTCTTGGTGGATCTTCTTTCCTGGTGATCATCAGACCTGTTTTCAAACTG GTCATCATTACTGGGTCTTTCTTTGAACTAGCATTCAAATTTATTGCTGTCGTCCTCGTAGTGATAAGAGCCGAAACA TGTGACGGTTTGGAGATTACATTTACTGCTTTGACGGTGACTGCCATGGTATTAAGCCTGCTGCACACCATCACCATTTCCCTTTACCGTGAGCCAAGCCAAACTAAACT AAGGAAGTGTTGGCTTTGTGCTGTCATGGTGGTTGATCTGTTAAATACTTCCATTACAT cCGCTGCAATATTTGTTGGACTATGGTGTTTTCAAGGGCGCTGGCTGACAATATTAATGGGTGTTTATGTTATTTGGGAGATCTTGTTTTACCTTACCTCATTTAGCTGTGACCAAATGGAAAAATGCCAGATAAAAAGAAACATAAGAG GACTTCAGAATCGGGGAAGGAAG ATATGCCGGTGGATCATTTTCTTTGTCTATTCTCTTCTTAATATTTTCTTTACAATTGCACTTATAATAGGAGTCTGTCTGACCAGAATGGTGAAGTGTCTTTAG
- the LOC141363875 gene encoding putative ferric-chelate reductase 1 gives MNINHEGTAAQTTESPFTVTPEQKTFNDSEVGHDFDVTLSATAGNKFMGFMLEARKCETCPPAGTFSLTDPSKTVLLTCDGQNGRAVSHADNLDKNNIAVKWRCPEAGTFFFRAAITKTYDSGGCRT, from the exons ATGAACATCAATCATGAAGGTACAGCAGCACAAACAACTGAATCTCCGTTCACTGTCACACCAGAGCAGAAGACCTTCAATGATTCAGAAGTGGGACACGACTTTGATG TGACGCTTTCAGCTACGGCAGGCAATAAATTTATGGGTTTTATGTTGGAGGCTCGTAAGTGTGAGACCTGTCCACCTGCCGGTACTTTTAGTTTGACTGACCCAAGCAAAACAGTCCTCCTGACCTGTGATGGCCAAAAT GGCAGAGCTGTTAGTCACGCTGATAACTTGGACAAAAACAACATTGCAGTAAAATGGAGGTGCCCTGAGGCTGGAACTTTCTTTTTCAG AGCTGCAATCACAAAGACTTACgacagtggcggatgcagaacgtga